The Paenibacillus sp. FSL R7-0204 genome includes a region encoding these proteins:
- a CDS encoding DMT family transporter: MAWVMLIAAGICEMFGVAMIGKLHKDRNWQSVCLLILGFGASFLLLSLAMESLPMGIAYAIWTGIGASGAAIMGMLFYGEARDVKRIACIVVILGAVAGLKLIG, translated from the coding sequence ATGGCATGGGTTATGCTGATTGCCGCTGGTATATGTGAAATGTTCGGGGTCGCCATGATTGGCAAGCTGCACAAGGACCGCAACTGGCAGTCTGTCTGCCTGCTGATTCTAGGCTTCGGGGCAAGCTTCCTGCTGCTGTCTCTGGCGATGGAGAGTCTGCCGATGGGGATTGCTTATGCGATCTGGACAGGGATTGGAGCGTCCGGGGCAGCGATTATGGGCATGTTGTTCTACGGTGAAGCGAGGGATGTGAAGCGGATTGCCTGTATTGTAGTGATTCTGGGAGCCGTAGCAGGCCTGAAGCTGATCGGCTGA
- a CDS encoding helix-turn-helix domain-containing protein, which translates to MAKGIGNDEGIQYICKLIYEAYRVPVLWVDEAAAPRLALGPAALNRPSVQGTGGLPVEVMELVRADPSAEAAAPALPRLYATGFLENFIILQLPGAGGAIVIGPALNAPVTGDNAASLLRDHNIPPGQQASWLEYYGNLPIISRKRWYHAALLLYTLVTGQALSVTELLLAAGPLAEPLHPADDSPDLDLSYRREHTWLHHDPMQEREMFRYITNGDKAGLLRTHASFAEESYGRLSRKSQLRSKKNLAVSSITLATRAAIEGGLFWEIAYTLSDFHIQYIEELRDIPAVDSAMLAALCDFADQVEGSRSARHSRISDRCRNYIYNHLYEELPLGRLAEYAGMSASYLSQLFKKETGTAISDYIQQQRVEEAKRLIQLPGITLSDIATRLHFNDQSYFTKVFKKYTGLTPRQFKQHSR; encoded by the coding sequence ATGGCGAAGGGAATCGGGAATGACGAAGGTATACAGTACATCTGCAAGCTAATCTACGAAGCTTACCGGGTCCCGGTCTTGTGGGTTGATGAAGCGGCTGCGCCCCGTCTAGCCCTGGGACCGGCTGCACTAAACCGCCCTTCCGTTCAGGGAACAGGCGGCCTGCCGGTTGAGGTGATGGAGCTAGTGCGTGCGGACCCCAGCGCGGAAGCCGCCGCACCCGCGTTACCGCGTCTATACGCGACTGGCTTCCTGGAGAATTTCATTATTCTCCAGCTTCCCGGTGCAGGCGGGGCCATCGTTATCGGCCCGGCGCTGAACGCGCCTGTTACCGGTGATAATGCAGCCAGCCTGCTGCGCGACCACAACATCCCGCCCGGGCAGCAGGCAAGCTGGCTGGAGTATTACGGCAACCTCCCTATAATTAGCCGGAAGCGCTGGTATCATGCGGCGCTGCTGCTCTACACGCTTGTCACCGGGCAGGCATTATCCGTAACGGAGCTGCTGCTGGCGGCGGGTCCGCTGGCGGAACCGCTGCATCCGGCGGACGACAGCCCGGATCTGGACTTGTCCTACCGCCGCGAGCATACATGGCTGCACCATGACCCGATGCAGGAGCGCGAAATGTTCCGCTATATTACCAATGGGGACAAGGCGGGGCTGCTGCGGACCCATGCTTCTTTTGCCGAAGAGAGCTACGGAAGGTTGTCCCGCAAAAGCCAGCTGCGCAGCAAAAAAAATCTGGCTGTCTCCTCCATCACGCTGGCCACCCGCGCAGCGATTGAAGGCGGGCTGTTCTGGGAGATTGCCTATACGCTAAGCGACTTCCATATCCAGTATATTGAGGAGCTCCGCGATATTCCGGCGGTGGACAGCGCCATGCTGGCCGCGCTCTGCGACTTCGCCGATCAGGTAGAGGGCAGCCGCAGCGCAAGACATTCCCGCATCTCCGACCGGTGCCGGAATTATATATACAATCATCTGTATGAGGAGCTTCCGCTCGGCAGGCTGGCTGAATACGCCGGTATGAGCGCCAGTTACCTGTCCCAGCTGTTCAAAAAAGAAACCGGTACCGCCATCAGCGACTACATCCAGCAGCAGAGGGTCGAAGAAGCCAAGCGGCTGATTCAGCTGCCCGGGATCACGCTATCAGATATCGCCACCCGTCTGCATTTTAACGACCAGAGCTATTTTACCAAGGTATTCAAAAAGTATACCGGCCTCACCCCGAGACAATTCAAGCAGCATTCCAGGTAG
- a CDS encoding glycoside hydrolase family 3 C-terminal domain-containing protein, translated as MAKDVTELQKLISQMTLEEKAGLCSGLDFWNTKSIERLGIPSVMVTDGPHGLRKQQGDADHLGLNNSVPATCFPSAVGLASSWDRDLIFRVGEALGTECQVENVAVLLGPGNNIKRSPLNGRNFEYFSEDPFLASVMAASHVKGVQSQGVGTSLKHYAANNQEHRRMSVDAVIDERTLREIYLASFEGTVKQSQPWSVMCSYNQVNGEYASESYELLTKVLRDEWGFEGFVVSDWGAVNERVKALAAGLELEMPSSAGIGDAKIVAAVKSGELAMETLDLAVERMLAFIFKSVENRNPQAVFDADKHHQLAREVARESMVLLKNEGGILPLVKSGRIAVIGEFAKQPRYQGGGSSHVNPSRMDDAFVELQAVAGDAASFLYAQGYELESDDINADLLREACDTAAKADAAVLFLGLPDRYESEGYDRSHLLLPASHKALIEAVAEVQSEIIVVLSNGAPVEMPWLHRAKAVLEGYLGGQAFGGAVADLLFGEVSPSGKLAETFPMKLSDNPSFLNFPGEGDTVEYKEGLFVGYRYYDKKEIEPLFPFGYGLSYTQFEYSRLLLDQTRIQDTATVQVSVTVKNTGSRAGKEVVQLYVSDVESRVIRPLQELKGFGKIELQPGEERSVTFTLDKRSFAYYNVQLGDWHVESGRFKIAVGSSSRDIRLSTELEVESTVKLTTRFHRNTTVGDLLANPLTEEKAKSFSSVFGLEDVLGDNPEMLLAMMKYMPLRAMIGFGQGKYTEADLEADLQELNRLAGQE; from the coding sequence ATGGCAAAGGACGTAACAGAGCTTCAAAAGCTCATTTCGCAAATGACACTGGAAGAGAAGGCCGGACTCTGCTCCGGGCTGGATTTCTGGAACACCAAAAGCATTGAACGGCTGGGCATTCCATCAGTGATGGTAACAGACGGTCCCCACGGGCTCCGCAAGCAGCAGGGTGACGCAGATCATCTGGGATTGAATAACAGTGTGCCTGCAACCTGTTTTCCTTCAGCGGTCGGACTTGCCTCCTCGTGGGACCGTGATCTGATCTTCCGGGTGGGCGAGGCGCTGGGAACGGAATGCCAGGTGGAGAATGTCGCCGTTCTGCTCGGACCAGGCAATAATATCAAGCGCTCTCCGCTGAATGGGCGAAACTTTGAATATTTCTCGGAGGACCCGTTCCTGGCTTCGGTGATGGCTGCAAGCCATGTGAAGGGTGTGCAGAGCCAGGGCGTGGGGACGTCGCTGAAGCATTATGCTGCCAATAACCAGGAGCACCGCCGCATGTCAGTGGATGCGGTTATTGATGAGCGGACGCTCCGCGAGATTTATCTAGCCAGCTTCGAAGGCACCGTGAAGCAGAGCCAGCCGTGGAGTGTCATGTGCTCGTATAATCAGGTGAACGGAGAGTATGCTTCCGAGAGCTATGAGCTGCTGACCAAGGTGCTGCGTGATGAATGGGGCTTCGAAGGCTTCGTTGTGTCGGACTGGGGAGCGGTCAATGAGCGGGTGAAGGCACTGGCAGCAGGGCTTGAGCTGGAAATGCCGTCAAGCGCTGGAATCGGAGACGCCAAGATTGTAGCGGCTGTGAAGAGCGGTGAATTGGCTATGGAGACGCTGGACCTTGCTGTAGAGCGGATGCTGGCCTTTATCTTCAAAAGTGTCGAAAACCGCAACCCGCAAGCGGTCTTCGATGCAGATAAGCATCATCAGCTTGCACGCGAAGTGGCCCGGGAGAGTATGGTACTGCTGAAGAATGAAGGCGGGATTCTGCCCCTCGTGAAGAGCGGCCGGATCGCCGTGATCGGTGAATTCGCCAAGCAGCCGCGGTATCAGGGCGGGGGCAGCTCGCATGTGAATCCATCCCGGATGGATGATGCCTTCGTCGAATTGCAGGCTGTTGCCGGGGATGCGGCCAGCTTCCTGTACGCACAGGGCTATGAGCTGGAGAGCGATGACATCAATGCTGATCTGCTGCGCGAAGCCTGTGATACAGCAGCTAAGGCGGATGCAGCTGTGCTGTTCCTTGGTCTGCCTGACCGCTACGAATCGGAGGGCTATGACCGTAGCCATCTGCTTCTGCCTGCGAGCCATAAGGCGCTGATTGAAGCGGTGGCCGAGGTTCAGAGCGAGATTATTGTAGTGCTGAGCAACGGCGCGCCGGTCGAGATGCCTTGGCTGCATAGGGCGAAGGCGGTGCTTGAAGGCTACCTGGGCGGTCAGGCTTTTGGCGGTGCGGTTGCGGATCTGTTGTTCGGCGAAGTGAGCCCGAGCGGTAAGCTGGCGGAGACCTTCCCTATGAAGCTGAGCGACAATCCGTCATTCCTGAACTTTCCCGGTGAAGGCGATACGGTGGAGTACAAGGAAGGCTTGTTTGTAGGCTACCGTTATTATGACAAAAAAGAAATCGAGCCGCTGTTCCCCTTCGGCTACGGCCTCAGCTACACGCAGTTCGAGTACAGCCGCCTGCTGCTGGATCAGACCCGCATTCAGGACACAGCTACCGTTCAGGTATCGGTCACTGTCAAGAACACCGGCAGCAGAGCGGGCAAGGAAGTCGTACAGCTCTATGTCAGTGATGTGGAGAGCCGTGTGATCCGTCCGCTGCAGGAGCTGAAGGGCTTCGGCAAGATTGAGCTGCAGCCTGGGGAAGAACGCAGCGTAACCTTCACTTTGGATAAGCGTTCCTTCGCTTATTATAATGTGCAGTTAGGCGACTGGCATGTGGAGAGCGGGAGGTTCAAGATCGCTGTAGGATCTTCCTCGCGCGATATCCGCCTGAGCACGGAGCTTGAGGTAGAATCCACCGTGAAACTGACCACCCGGTTCCACCGCAACACCACAGTCGGTGACCTGCTTGCCAATCCGCTGACGGAGGAGAAGGCGAAGAGCTTCAGCAGCGTGTTCGGGCTGGAGGATGTGCTTGGCGACAATCCGGAGATGCTGCTGGCCATGATGAAATACATGCCGCTGCGCGCCATGATTGGCTTCGGTCAGGGCAAGTATACCGAGGCGGATCTGGAAGCGGATCTGCAGGAGCTGAACAGGCTGGCCGGACAAGAGTAA
- a CDS encoding B12-binding domain-containing radical SAM protein, which produces MIQLICPPYNAAVDTVDPPLNLLVLGAALLEAGYGVCLTDLALLYSGTSHFDTAALAGIARLIIGKPSRVLGFTAMCGNYSIALRIAEECKRLDPDRIIILGGPHASFVAAETLTHFPAIDYIVAGEGELTLPELIAVLESGHPLSEVEGICFREEGTIRTNPPRPILRNLDDTPFPAFHLIEDIEAYFTTPESRFFPVEAGRGCPFNCSFCSTSTFFSRKYRTKSPARIIAEMRYVRDRWGITHFSLTHDNFTVNQKFVRQFCRELLDCSEPFTWSCSSRTDHVDIELFEVMMQAGCNGVFFGIESGSQPIQQVIGKKLDLNQAYELLRELHRLGLSCTASFITGFPEETTEDLNQTLDMIVRLLSIGIADVQLHQLSLFPGTQLFDAAKGSLVLDEQFWSTNDMNSDFQLSGIEKNWIASYPQIFSNYYSLRSVDTHTLHRIRKLYYPLARSFFRTLYYLHHLAAVPYTRTIDYVSARLDMHEATPPEAELALILDELVQGLAPETGRVLKDFLSYERAVMELMQQDTARQDTTAMKPVKVMQPHYSIPALKLHSPLPAELELAEGDGEWILLVLESVEGRRRYVRVMSMDPLSIAIIQQMEDGSDFRTVVHSLALENPVAASEQDRQDWISRVYDHFHTHELLTS; this is translated from the coding sequence ATGATTCAATTGATATGTCCGCCCTATAATGCAGCTGTGGATACCGTTGATCCTCCGCTCAACCTGCTTGTGCTAGGCGCTGCACTTCTTGAAGCGGGGTACGGGGTATGTCTCACCGATCTGGCATTACTCTATTCAGGCACCAGCCATTTCGATACAGCAGCCCTTGCCGGTATTGCCCGATTAATCATCGGCAAGCCCTCCAGAGTTCTCGGATTCACGGCGATGTGCGGCAATTATTCGATCGCACTGAGAATTGCGGAGGAATGCAAACGGCTGGACCCGGACAGAATCATTATTCTTGGCGGACCCCATGCGAGCTTCGTAGCGGCTGAAACCTTAACCCATTTCCCAGCGATAGACTATATCGTTGCCGGAGAAGGCGAGCTGACGCTGCCGGAGCTGATTGCGGTCCTGGAGTCGGGCCATCCGCTCTCAGAGGTAGAAGGAATCTGCTTCCGTGAAGAGGGGACAATCCGCACCAATCCGCCGCGGCCGATTCTGAGGAATCTCGATGATACGCCCTTCCCTGCCTTTCATCTAATCGAGGATATTGAAGCTTATTTTACCACTCCGGAGAGCCGTTTCTTTCCGGTTGAGGCGGGACGCGGCTGTCCCTTTAATTGCAGCTTTTGCAGCACCTCGACCTTCTTTTCACGAAAATACAGAACTAAAAGTCCTGCACGGATCATCGCCGAGATGAGATACGTCAGGGATCGTTGGGGAATCACCCATTTCAGCTTAACGCATGATAATTTCACGGTTAATCAGAAGTTTGTCAGACAATTCTGCCGGGAGCTGCTGGATTGCAGCGAGCCCTTCACCTGGAGCTGCTCCTCCCGGACGGACCACGTCGATATAGAACTGTTTGAGGTGATGATGCAGGCTGGATGTAATGGCGTCTTCTTCGGGATTGAGAGCGGCAGCCAGCCCATCCAGCAGGTCATTGGCAAAAAGCTCGATCTGAACCAGGCTTATGAGCTGCTCCGCGAGCTTCATCGGCTGGGTCTGTCATGTACGGCTTCATTTATTACCGGATTTCCCGAAGAGACAACCGAAGACCTTAATCAGACGCTGGATATGATTGTCCGGCTGCTCTCCATAGGAATAGCGGATGTGCAGCTGCATCAACTGTCCCTTTTTCCCGGAACCCAATTGTTTGACGCAGCGAAGGGCAGCCTGGTGCTGGACGAGCAGTTCTGGAGCACGAACGATATGAACAGTGATTTCCAGCTATCCGGCATTGAAAAGAACTGGATTGCCAGCTACCCGCAAATTTTCAGCAACTATTACTCCTTGCGGTCTGTGGATACACACACTCTGCACAGGATCAGAAAGCTCTACTACCCGCTGGCCCGTTCGTTCTTCCGCACCTTGTATTATCTCCATCATCTGGCGGCTGTTCCATACACCCGTACAATCGATTATGTCTCTGCCAGGCTGGATATGCATGAGGCAACGCCGCCGGAAGCGGAGCTGGCCCTCATTCTTGATGAGCTGGTGCAGGGTCTTGCGCCGGAAACCGGGCGGGTCCTTAAAGACTTCCTGTCTTATGAGCGTGCGGTGATGGAACTGATGCAGCAGGATACAGCACGGCAGGACACAACTGCTATGAAGCCTGTCAAAGTGATGCAGCCGCACTATTCCATCCCTGCGCTGAAGCTGCACAGTCCCCTTCCTGCAGAGCTTGAGCTTGCGGAGGGGGATGGAGAATGGATTCTGCTGGTGCTGGAGAGCGTTGAAGGCCGCAGGCGCTACGTCCGGGTGATGAGCATGGACCCTTTAAGCATTGCTATTATTCAACAGATGGAGGATGGGAGCGACTTCCGGACGGTTGTACACAGCCTGGCGTTAGAGAATCCTGTTGCTGCCAGCGAACAGGACCGGCAGGATTGGATCAGCCGGGTGTACGACCATTTCCATACGCATGAATTGCTGACTTCCTAG
- a CDS encoding radical SAM/SPASM domain-containing protein, with amino-acid sequence MYISEYILTYRLRNGRHLIFNSLSGAMDIVEEHISQFLQKQQPVEYTLTADEEQFLAVRGYLYREREEEQALIRRYKEYLDQHGSGDISFVFCPSMTCNLKCVYCFEPQEIRSSHEQMTEDQVQAAFLAMDQIMQQQQSTRHHFVIFGGEPLLPLNHSIVRLILEQAKARGITGTVISNGVFLSHYQELLEPYKDMLRIQLTIDGPQAVHDRRRITRANQGTFMTITAQIDSFLEHDFDIAIRVNLDGENIEHLNELLDFFQERQWNAYPNFSVSLSPVENYAGNSAPGLLPSYQLTEFIKVHVPNDKLKRLNVVLNSDLTRLSLPFEHVLGTGLAKDNYFPNYYFCEAAGGKTFTFSPDHQVYPCTSIIGNPKWSLGTYYPQLKLDDQKLALWKERHVLNQPECKGCNIAFLCSGNCPVQADRTTGSILGAYCGNVKRDLDSHLELLNASFTALS; translated from the coding sequence TTGTATATTTCAGAATATATTCTTACGTATCGCTTAAGAAACGGCCGTCATCTTATCTTCAATTCCCTGTCAGGCGCAATGGATATTGTGGAAGAGCATATCAGCCAGTTTCTCCAGAAACAACAGCCTGTTGAATATACTCTCACCGCTGATGAAGAACAGTTTCTGGCCGTCAGAGGTTATCTGTACAGGGAGCGTGAAGAGGAGCAAGCCCTGATACGCCGGTACAAAGAATACCTGGATCAGCATGGCTCGGGTGACATCTCCTTTGTGTTCTGTCCTTCCATGACCTGTAATTTGAAATGTGTCTACTGCTTTGAGCCCCAAGAGATCCGCTCCAGCCATGAACAGATGACTGAAGATCAGGTGCAGGCTGCCTTCCTGGCCATGGATCAAATCATGCAGCAGCAACAGTCTACCCGGCATCATTTTGTTATTTTTGGCGGGGAACCGCTCCTGCCCCTGAACCATTCTATCGTCAGACTTATTCTTGAGCAGGCCAAAGCTAGGGGAATTACAGGGACCGTCATATCAAATGGGGTGTTCCTGTCACACTATCAGGAATTGCTAGAGCCTTACAAGGATATGCTCAGAATCCAGTTAACCATAGACGGCCCCCAGGCGGTTCATGACCGGCGGCGGATCACCCGGGCGAATCAGGGAACCTTTATGACAATAACCGCTCAGATTGACTCCTTCCTGGAGCATGATTTCGATATCGCTATTCGTGTCAATCTGGATGGTGAGAATATAGAGCATCTGAATGAACTCCTGGATTTCTTCCAGGAACGGCAATGGAATGCTTACCCTAACTTCTCGGTTTCACTGTCTCCCGTTGAGAATTATGCAGGGAATTCCGCCCCGGGCCTGCTGCCCAGCTATCAGCTCACGGAATTCATCAAAGTGCATGTGCCAAACGATAAACTAAAAAGGCTGAATGTCGTATTAAACAGTGATCTAACCAGACTCTCCCTGCCGTTCGAGCACGTGCTGGGAACAGGCCTCGCTAAAGATAACTATTTCCCTAACTATTATTTTTGTGAGGCGGCCGGAGGAAAAACATTCACCTTCTCACCGGACCACCAGGTCTACCCTTGCACCAGTATTATAGGTAATCCAAAATGGAGTCTTGGAACGTATTACCCTCAGCTTAAGCTGGATGACCAGAAGCTGGCGCTCTGGAAGGAACGTCATGTCTTGAATCAGCCGGAGTGTAAAGGATGCAATATCGCTTTTCTATGCTCCGGGAATTGTCCGGTTCAAGCCGACCGAACCACCGGTTCGATCTTAGGCGCCTACTGCGGAAATGTGAAGCGTGACCTTGACAGCCATCTGGAGCTCCTGAATGCTTCGTTCACCGCCTTAAGTTAA
- a CDS encoding DUF5680 domain-containing protein encodes MLEQIQFLIEAKKATYAGKGPQGQSSRPASHDLEFMRGNLKYIDTYLGAEKFAGQEALWEDDKPFWAMNYIGRVTAAGFNPDFLKAALLRVPEEKPFRGPEHYSEGQHSYKCSVTGDFSWFSGVEEIWTGETKVYECVFHGGSFKE; translated from the coding sequence ATGTTGGAGCAAATTCAGTTTCTGATTGAAGCCAAGAAAGCTACTTATGCAGGAAAAGGTCCGCAGGGACAATCCTCACGGCCAGCCTCTCATGATTTGGAGTTCATGCGCGGGAACCTGAAGTACATAGATACCTACCTGGGCGCAGAGAAGTTTGCCGGACAAGAAGCTTTGTGGGAGGATGACAAGCCGTTCTGGGCGATGAATTACATAGGGAGAGTAACCGCAGCGGGCTTCAACCCTGATTTTCTGAAGGCTGCTCTGCTCCGGGTCCCGGAAGAGAAGCCCTTTCGTGGACCGGAGCATTATTCGGAGGGTCAGCACAGCTATAAATGCTCCGTAACCGGAGATTTCTCCTGGTTCAGCGGGGTGGAGGAGATTTGGACTGGAGAGACGAAAGTGTATGAATGTGTGTTCCATGGCGGAAGCTTTAAAGAGTAG
- a CDS encoding MFS transporter yields the protein MLKNGVFRRLWCTQTLSSVGDEIRNWAILFWVFAEADQAVFYRTALLFAQMLPVFIMAPLAGTWVDRRKPKKVLQATLVIRAAMSFVLAGLIWMEQVPLLLVMLAFACTVQQFFQPAISKLTVTAVDNEDYGTASSSVKTVDTLISLAGPAIGAFVYQWWGASTSLIVDGFCFIAGSLFILGLKVSPAPLAAPSDSGPATSFWVDVLEGFRYIFASALTKRLFIMLAVMGACTGAINLLNIYFVVKELHLDQNYLAWASTAGGIGMFAGALGLNLLGAKFKNYVRINIWGAAVMTLGLLLLTLSFGSWSMLLSRVIIGIGISLLSITLSTLLMTYVPENLLGRVGSVFEGGPLATNMLSYLFFGWLYVYTGARLIFGISTMLFFMAFLLALSLQSVLSPARRVRAEQQEFISPSQ from the coding sequence ATGCTGAAGAACGGAGTGTTCCGCCGGTTATGGTGCACGCAGACCTTATCCTCTGTAGGAGATGAGATCAGGAACTGGGCCATCCTGTTCTGGGTATTTGCGGAAGCGGATCAAGCTGTCTTTTACCGGACAGCTCTTTTGTTTGCCCAGATGCTCCCGGTCTTTATCATGGCTCCTCTTGCCGGAACATGGGTTGACCGCAGGAAACCAAAGAAGGTGCTGCAGGCGACACTGGTGATCCGGGCTGCGATGTCTTTTGTACTGGCCGGATTGATCTGGATGGAGCAGGTTCCGCTTTTGCTGGTCATGCTGGCCTTTGCGTGTACGGTTCAGCAATTTTTTCAGCCTGCCATCAGTAAATTAACGGTCACAGCCGTGGACAACGAGGATTACGGTACCGCCAGTTCCTCTGTAAAGACGGTAGATACGCTGATCAGTCTTGCCGGGCCTGCAATCGGAGCCTTTGTCTACCAATGGTGGGGGGCGTCAACTTCTTTAATTGTGGACGGCTTTTGTTTCATCGCAGGCAGCCTGTTCATTCTGGGTCTTAAGGTGAGCCCGGCCCCCCTGGCAGCACCCTCCGATTCCGGGCCGGCAACCTCCTTTTGGGTGGATGTCCTGGAAGGCTTCCGGTATATCTTCGCTTCTGCGCTCACCAAACGCTTATTTATCATGTTGGCGGTAATGGGAGCGTGCACAGGGGCGATTAATCTGTTAAATATATATTTCGTAGTGAAAGAGCTGCATTTAGACCAGAATTACTTAGCCTGGGCAAGCACCGCCGGGGGCATCGGTATGTTCGCGGGGGCGCTCGGTCTGAACCTGCTTGGGGCGAAATTCAAAAATTATGTGCGAATCAACATTTGGGGAGCAGCGGTCATGACTCTGGGGCTGTTGCTGCTCACACTCTCCTTCGGCTCTTGGTCCATGCTGCTCAGCCGTGTCATTATCGGGATTGGCATATCCCTGCTGAGCATTACGCTGTCGACTCTGTTAATGACCTATGTTCCTGAGAACCTGCTCGGACGCGTCGGTTCCGTGTTTGAAGGCGGTCCGCTGGCGACCAATATGCTGTCTTATCTATTCTTCGGATGGTTGTATGTGTACACTGGCGCCAGATTGATTTTCGGCATCTCCACTATGCTGTTCTTCATGGCGTTTCTGCTGGCCCTTAGCCTTCAGTCTGTACTCTCCCCGGCCCGGAGAGTCCGTGCCGAACAGCAGGAGTTCATCAGCCCGTCCCAGTAA
- a CDS encoding DMT family transporter: MKKSTKSWIMIAGAACFEVIWVIGLKHASAPWEWAVTVAAILISFYALIWASGRLPVGTVYAVFVGLGTAGTVLAGGVLFGEPLRPLKLLLIGLLLAGVVGLKLVTPAQAESEQTKGLN, encoded by the coding sequence ATGAAGAAAAGCACTAAGAGCTGGATCATGATTGCAGGCGCTGCCTGCTTTGAAGTGATATGGGTCATCGGACTGAAGCATGCCTCCGCTCCATGGGAATGGGCGGTTACGGTAGCGGCCATACTGATCAGCTTCTACGCCCTCATCTGGGCCAGCGGCAGGCTGCCGGTCGGGACGGTCTATGCTGTATTTGTCGGACTTGGAACCGCGGGTACCGTTCTGGCGGGTGGAGTTCTGTTCGGTGAACCGCTGCGGCCGTTGAAGCTGCTGTTGATCGGCCTGCTGCTGGCCGGGGTCGTCGGACTGAAGCTGGTTACCCCGGCTCAGGCTGAATCTGAACAGACAAAGGGGCTGAACTGA
- a CDS encoding aldo/keto reductase, whose translation MSRPVSESIRLKDGAVLPRLGQGTWRIGDQPGKRAEEIAALRQGVELGMNLIDTAEMYGDGRSEELVGEALRGIRDRVFLVSKVYPHNAGGTKLINSCEASLKRLGTDHLDLYLLHWRGNIPLEETVEGMEALVASGKIARWGVSNLDTADMQELLNIPGGNHCAVNQVLYHLGSRGIEHELLPWLRGHKIPVMAYSPLAQAGTLRKGLTENEAVQQIARNHEVTPLQVLLAWSIRDEDILAIPKAATREHVNENAAATGLVLTDDELWQLDDAFPQPAWKVPLDMI comes from the coding sequence ATGAGCAGACCTGTATCTGAAAGTATCCGTCTGAAGGACGGAGCCGTGCTGCCCAGACTGGGGCAGGGAACGTGGCGGATTGGCGACCAGCCGGGGAAGCGGGCAGAAGAGATTGCTGCGCTTCGCCAGGGTGTAGAGCTGGGGATGAATCTGATTGATACGGCTGAGATGTACGGGGACGGCCGCTCTGAGGAGTTAGTTGGTGAAGCGCTGCGGGGCATCCGCGACCGCGTATTCCTGGTCTCCAAGGTCTATCCGCATAATGCGGGCGGGACTAAGCTGATTAACAGCTGCGAAGCCAGTCTGAAGCGGCTCGGCACAGACCATCTGGACCTGTACCTGCTGCACTGGCGCGGCAATATTCCTCTCGAAGAGACAGTGGAGGGGATGGAGGCGCTGGTGGCGTCCGGCAAAATCGCCCGCTGGGGCGTATCCAATCTGGATACGGCAGATATGCAGGAGCTGCTGAATATTCCCGGCGGCAATCACTGCGCAGTCAATCAAGTGCTCTACCATCTGGGCTCAAGAGGGATCGAGCATGAGCTGCTGCCCTGGCTGAGAGGACATAAGATTCCTGTCATGGCCTATTCTCCGCTGGCCCAGGCAGGGACGCTGAGAAAAGGGCTGACTGAGAATGAAGCTGTGCAGCAGATTGCCCGGAATCATGAGGTCACTCCGCTGCAGGTTCTGCTGGCCTGGAGTATCCGGGACGAGGATATCCTGGCTATCCCCAAAGCCGCCACCCGAGAACATGTGAATGAGAATGCCGCTGCCACGGGGCTTGTGCTTACAGACGACGAGCTGTGGCAGCTCGACGATGCTTTTCCCCAGCCGGCGTGGAAGGTTCCACTGGACATGATTTGA